The genomic window GTGATTGGATTCCATTCACTTCTTCCCTGCTTTAGGGTACAGCTGCATGGAGCCTCTCACAGTCAACATTTCTTGCTGAATCTGAGGTTGAGGATAAACCATTCATACCCCTATTTGTCTTATTAACTCTTGTCATGCCCTCTCACAAATAGCCCTGAACTTCTTAGAAGACAGCAAAAAGTATTAGAAACCCTGGAGGGGAAGTGGCCTCTTTTGACATTTTTGCTGCCACAGCAAAGAGCTCAGTCTCACTTACAGGAAGTTTTCCATCATTAAAGGTCTCCAAAGAAAGACTATATGTTCATTTGTTGAGAATACTATAGAGGGTATTCAGACTTTAGGGAGGGGGTAGTTTAGGTAGTGTACCAGATATCCTTAAACTCTAAGAGAGTGGGATTTCCACAGATTGTCAATTAGCAAACATGTAAGCTCTTGCTTTCATGCTAAGtattggaaatagaaagaaaggcaaaagagtccttgctctcaaggagctcacggtCTTAATTAATGGGGACACAGCATGCATGTtcaatacatacatgcacacacacaaacacatatacacacatatatatctatatctatctatatatatctatagatataaatactataaattagagataatagaGAGAAGGTACTAGGATTAAGGAGGATTAGGAAGGCTTTGTATAGAAGATTTTGTTTGgttcttgaagaaagtcaggggagaagaggagaaagagaattctaggtatggaggacaaccaatgaaaatgcccagagttggggaATGGAGAATCTTGTCCATGGGACaccaaggagaccagtgtcattggatcgCAGAGTATATGAAATAGAGAGTaagatgtaaaaagactggaaagacaggaaggggcaagattatgaaggactttaaaagttcAATGGGTGGGTTCCCTTTCCGCGCTACCCCCAGCAGGGCTCCATACGGCGTTGTTCTTGGTTTCCGTCGTAACTTCAAAGGGAAACTGTCACGATGTCCGGAGCCCTAGATGTCCTGCAGATGAAGGAGGAGGATGTCCTCAAATTCCTTGCTGCGGGAACCCATTTGGGTGGCACCAACTTGGACTTCCAGAGGGAACAGTACATCTACAAAAGGAATAGCGATGGCATCATTAACTTGAAGAGAACTTGGGAAAAGCTTCTGCTGGCAGCTCGTGCCATTGTTGCCATCGAAAACCCAGCTGATGTTAGTGTCATCTCATCCAGGAACACTGGCCAGCGGGCTGTCCTGAAATTTGCTGCTGCCACTGGCGCTACACCTATTGCTGGACGTTTCACACCGGGCACCTTCACTAACCAGATCCAGGCAGCTTTCAGGGAGCCCCCCTCTTGGTGGTCACTGATCCTCGGGCAGATCATCAGCCTCTGACTGAAGCATCATATGTTAACCTTCCAACTATTGCACTGTGCAACACAGACTCCCCTCTGCGCTATGTGGACATTGCCATTCCATGTAACAACAAGGGAGCTCACTCAGTGGGTCTGATGTGGTGGATGCTGGCCCGGGAAGTCCTACGTATGCGTGGCACCATCTCCCGTGAACACCCATGGGAGGTTATGCCTGATTTTTACTTCTACAGGGATCCAGAGGAGATTGAAAAGGAAGAGCAGGCTGCAGCTGAGAAGGCAGTGACAAAGGAGGAGTTTCAGGGTGAATGGACTGCACCTGCCCCAGAGTTCACTGCTACTCAGCCTGAAGTGGCTGATTGGTCTGAGGGAGTACAGGTGCCTTCTGTACCCATTCAGCAGTTCCCTACTGAAGATTGGAGTGCTCAGCCCGCTACTGAGGACTGGTCTGCAGCTCCTACTGCTCAGGCCACTGAGTGGGTAGGAACCACCACAGAATGGTCCTAAGTTTTACCCCAGATGCTCTAATAATGTTGGAAAAAATGCTGATGGCAAAATAAACATTggtttcttacaaaaaaaaaaagaagttcaaTGGGTGATTTTACATTTGACTTTGGAGATAAAGcacattggagtttattgaatgataTTGCTagagctgtgctttaggaaggtcagtttgatagttaaaagagagagtgaactggaatggggagaggttTGCGGCACGAAGACCAGCCAGCAGGCTGTTGCAAGAATATAGGGATGAGGTGAGAGGAACTGAACCCAGATTGTGTCAATGTCAAAGGGGAGAAGTCCTGGACTTCCCTCAATGGacgtcttcaagcaaaggctggatgacccctTGTTGCGGAAGTTGTAGGGGGAATTATGGGTCAGGTGTATGGATAGATGATATTATCTGAGTCACCCAACTCTGAAATGATGTGATTCCATGAATGAGGTCTGAGGCGAATGAGGAGGATGCATTAAAACAATGTAAAATTGTTTCCTTGTATAGGCTGAAGATTGAGGGCAATGGACTGATCTGAAGCATATATTCAAAAGGGACAAAGCCAAGCCTGGCTTGGgcactttccccttttccttgaaGAATGAGTgaagagtaaataaaaacaactgtGTCATTTCTTCCTGGAAAAAGTTACACTTGCAGAATGGCCTAAACAAAGCCAAATATTTGAGGTAGATGCATTATCTGGTCctttagttgttttctttttttttttgtggtaatcacaatagcactttaaagtttacaaagcccttCCTTTTGTGTCATCCTGTGAGACAGGTAGGACAAGTATTATTATAACCTGTAATTTGAGTAACTGGTGCTCAGAGGGGTCAAGTGACCTCCTCAGGGTATTATGCAGATAATAAGGGTCTGAGatgaaattcaaacccaagtgTTTGGACCCTAAGTCCCATAGATAGAAACTACCTCTTATGGTAGAACCAGCAACATTAGCAAGCtgaaaaaatttccttttcaagatTCTGACATTTGTTTTACTGGTCTATCATCtgatgaatgaaataatttccaGACAGTCCTCAGAATCCTTCCTGTAACATCTGTCCTGTTCATATAGTTATTTGTGAATCTATCAAAGTTAACTCCTTCATCTTTCCATATGCCCCGATACCTTCTACCTGCTGGTGATGCTGCTAATGCCCATAGTGGAACATTTCCATTGGTTGACCTGGGGTCACTTAGATAGGATCTTGAAAATTGTCAGGATTCACTGAGAATTGGTTTAAATAAATTGAATTGGTTATTTATCAGTCATACCTTTTCCTTATAGGAAAAACCTTGAGATCTTAGTGGACCAGGAACTCAATGTTTTGTTAACACTTCAACATAGCAGCCAAAAAATCAAATATGATTTTAGGCAATATTAAGAGATAAATAATATTTGGTCCTTATCAGAACATATCTAgagtattttattcagttttgaaCACAACATTTTAATAAGGGTGTTGACATACTAGGTATGTATAGAGGTGAGTGAATAGGAGAGTGAGAGGCCTGGAGACCATGCTATCGGACGAACAACTGAAGGAACTGGCTAccaattatatagcacttcaaggtttaagaaatactttgtatatgtttgcatattaTTTGATATACCTATGAGATGGGTGCTATGGAGTTAAcaccatttttcagataagtaaATTGAGAGGCATCAGAGAAGGTTAGGGTTTTAGATATTCTAAGTGGTAGAGGCATGATCATGAGGCCCAgtgcttttattttgttatttagtcTGGAAAGGAGATTTGTGGGAGATATGTCAGTTGTCATCAAATATTCAAAATGTTGCCATGAGGAAGAAGGATTAGGCTTAGCCCCAAGTGAGTTAaactaaaataaagagaaagaagctGCATAAATTCAGATCCCAGttcaatatgaagaaaaaaaatcaccaacatTTAGAGTTATCTGACAGTGGAacaggctgccttgggaggtattGTCTTCGAGATCATTGGAGATCTGTTGGTGGGGACTGAATGACCACATATCACATAGGTAGTAGAGCAGTTTCCACTTTTAGGTTGGAGTGGTCGATGGCCTTGGAAGTTTCTTTCAAAGTCAAAATTCAGTGATTGTGAGAGACTCAATCTAGACAGGATGGGAGtcctaggattttttttaatactatagaaaaaaatcaagttcaaTATCTATCTTTTCTGCTGGCACTGTTATAGATAACATCTTGGGCTAGGATTGATGTGGCAAAGGCATTTTTGACTTCCAATTCTTCTTTGGAAGCATTGGTTCCATAGTTAgtggatccaagttcaaattctacctctaataTATATTACCattgtgattttggacaagtgatttaacctctataggtttagtttcctcattagtaaaataagggcattggactagatgacttctgaaatcCCTTATAGCTTTGGATTCCATGACCTGATGGCCTTTCAAGTCCCTTCTAACTGtagacctatgatcctataatcctttTTGTGCCCATAGATTGTACAAGCTAAACTTGGCTCTGCACTTTGGGGAACTACAAAGCCGAATTTACTTCTGGGctatttccagtcttctcattctCCCTTTACCCTACCAGCATAGGCCAGGTCTTATCTTTTTGGTTAATTGGCTGTGGCAGATTGTGTGCTAGCACCATCCTGTCCAGAGACAGCCCACCAATGAATCAGCCCCCTAATCGTGACACCCAGCtaatgaaaatgtatgtaattGATATTTATAACTGCTGGGGAAGGGTTTCTTTTTAGACTCTAATGGAATCGATTGAAAGAGGGAAGTTAGGGATGTGTCTGCCGCTTGTGTTTCCTCAGGGTTATTGTGGCTCAGCTGAGGAAAATATATCCTTGCTTTAAATTCACTTCCAATTTGCTCATCATTTGCAGATTTTAATACCATTTTGGAAGTAGCCCAATTAGTCTTGTAGCCTGTGTGATCACCTGACTACCCACTGTCTGACCCATTATCTGGATCTTCCACTCCCTGAATGCTGATCAGTTTCGACACTAAGGAAAGAGAACTGGCCATTTCCAAAGGACTGTCTAATCTTTGAGGATTTTTCCTGAGATAAGGCTTGGGACAATGACACATCTCACAAGGAACTCTAGGTTTATTACCCCAGCCCTTGAGGGGGTTTATAGGATCAAATATctagagtaggaagggaccaaGAAGGGTATCTAGCCCAATCTCCTCACtttgtagatggggaaattgaggcacaagTCCCATGAGTGAGTAGCCTAAGATCACATgaataataaatagaaattaggatttgaacccaggttctctgaggATTTGGTGACTCCAGAGTTGAGAATATGAGGCAAGATAAAAGTGGAGACAGGGAGGAGAAAGTGGAATCCAACCATGTTCCCCAACACTCATCTCTCCTTCTGCCTCCCACTCAATTCAAATAAATTAAATCAGGGGCAGGGTGGGACTACAAAGATTTAAGAATAACTCTTCTGCATGCATATGGAATCTAATCCTGATTTCCCAATTCTACTTCCTTCTTATAGAGAGCTTTTTTATAGCACTTAAagattacaaaatactttttatacacAGAACCCCACAACAGTCTTGAAAGGTAGGGGGAATTACCTTCATTGTATAGGTCAGTAAACTGAATTTTGGGTTAAGTGTGATCCATggtcgcatagctagtaaatatcagaggcagcaTCCACAACTCCTACTATGCGTCATGTCACTATAAAACAAGTACGTGGAATCCTAGGAGCATGGATGAAGAATGAGAAGGATTTTGAGAAGGAATCTATTCTAACTCCTTCAtatcaaagatgaggaaaccaaggcctaggAAAGATAAATAACTTAGTTTTGGGGCACTGGGTTCCAATTCCTGATCTACCACTCTTTGGCAAGTTGTATGGTCTGGGCAAGTCATAGTGCAAAAAATCACGAACTGGAAAGGATGTTGGTGGTCATCTGGTTTGATCCCCTTgtcttacagaggagaaaactgaggcccaaaaaatAATCATAAGACTTTATTTTCTGTATCTGTACTTTCATATGCAACTCTTCAAGATAGAAAATAATGTATTGGATTCTCAAAGAGTGACTGTTACTTTCAGATTCTGAGGGTAATCTGGTGGGTTGTTATTTATAACAGTGAAGTTCCTGGGTCCCTACCAATGTTTTTCCCATGAACAATTAACAAAGCCTTTAGATAACAGTTATTTTTTGAGGAAATGTCTTTGCTAAGATGGTATAACAAGAATATTTGCTACGgttttagacataaagggtggcATCTTAGGCAAATTAGGGGAACTTGGAAAATttcacctgtcagatctatggataagttAATTATTTATGACCAAAGATGAGATAAGAGAGCAttataggatataaaatggataatttaattatgttagattaaaaaaaagatttttcacgaacaaaatcaatgcaggcaggtttagaaggaaaacaggaaactgagggggaaaagtttatagcaaatttctctgataagggtctcatttctcaaatacacagagaacagagtcaaatttataagaatacatgtcattctccaattgataaaaagtcaaaggatatgaacaggaagttttcagaagaagaaatcaaaactatctatagtgacactattaaaaaatatgttctaaatcactactaattataGAAAtccaaatttaaacaactctgaggtaccacttcatacctatcagattggctaataagacaaaaaaggaaaacgccaaatgttggagggaatatagaaaaactgggacattaatgcactgttggtggtaTTGGGAACtaatccaactgttctggagagccatttggaactatgctcaaagggctacaaaactgtatataccctttgacccagcaataccacttctaggtctgtatcccaaaaagatcacagaaaaaggaaactgacttatacgtacaaaaatatttataacagttctttttgtggtgcaaagaattagaaattgaggggatgccctttAACTGAGtgatggctgaacaagctgtggaatGTGATTGTAGATGGAATActgcaataaaaaatgatgagcaggatgctttcagaaaaacctgggaagacatatcaactgatacaaaatgaaatgagaaaaactaGGAAAACACTGTAGAGTGTAACAGCAATATTTAATAGTGATCAGTGGtgaatgatttagttattctttgcaatacaatgatccaagataattccaaaggacttatcctgaaaaaatactattcatttccagagagagaacagatggaATCTTAATGTGGATTGAAGCATACTTAtaaaactttttcttcttcttttttttttttggtctatgttttcttttgagacatggataatatggaaatattttgcataattgcacatgtacaaTCTATATCATATTTATTGCCTTTCCAAGGTCATTGGagtagagggagagaaggaagaagagaattttgaactcagttttttaaaaagaatgttaaaattgctttctGTATATaattgataaaatataaaattaaaaattaaatgctaaAATAATGTGCAAAATATCCTCCTTTTCCCGCTCCTTCTTCCCCAAACCTGAAGAATATTCTctcacagatatatatatatgtatatatatatatatatatatatatatatatatatatatatatatatatatatatatatacatatgtttatataagcgtgtgtatgtttatataagtgtgtgtgtgtacgtgtgcatgtgtgtgtgtgtaggagtaGTGGGGTCAAACGTAAGGCACACTTGTGACCATCTAAGAACTTTTGATCCTGGAAGCCCTTTCTTCCTTTACTAAGTCCAATTTCAAGTCCCCTTGGGTTCAGACCCTCTGACTAAGGAACTACTGTGTGGAGAGCCCagttgttttctcctttcttgagTTGATTGGTGACATGTATCTTTGCCATGAGGGCTGATGCTCCTTGAATATGTTTTCTTCCTTGGGTAACTGTTTTTCTACCTCCACTTCTGAGTTCAGCACAACTTTCTATTCGCATGAAGACATTTCCCCTGTCTTTAGCCACTGTTGCTCTGGGGGCACTTTTGCTTGTGTTTTACTGTTCTCCTAGCATCTTTGGACCTTTTGTAACTTACCAGTTGACCATCTGTCCTAGAAGCATCCAAGATGGGAAATTGATTTGCCTAAGTAGATCCATCAATgatgaaatatttatttgctgaagaaaaggaaagaacagatacaaaagaggaaatgatgACTCTGTACTCACAGCCATGTGAAGGCTGAGCAGGAAACAGGACAACTATCCCTTTCCCACCTGACTTTTTGACTAGACTGAAATAGTCAATAGCATTTACAATGAGAGGGAGGGACACGCACacacagatagagatagagagatcaagagggagaaagaaaaagaaaggaagagaaagagagacagtgagagagagaaatcaaGGAACTTGCTTTTATATATCCCCTGAGTCATCAGTTCTCTTGGCTCAGGAGTCAATTAGATAACTCTTCCTTATCTAAAGGTGCAGGTTCCTCGCCCCTACCTCCAAAGCTCCCAAGGGCTATCCTGGAAATAGCCTGGGAATATCTGCATATGTTCTAAGGAATGATCTCTACTTGCCAGATGTTTACAtataaatgagaaggaaattaacgACCAGAGAGGGAAAGCAATTTGACCACGTAGGGAGTTAGGGGTactggcagaatttgaacccaggtcctctgggtTCCAATCCAGGACTCTTTTCCACTCTAccccactttctctttctctcatgggTCAGAAGCTGTACCTTGCCCTTTTGACCCTGCCAACTAGCCTGGGATGTTCCCTCCTTGGTGGTGTAAATGGAGAGGATATAGCAAGCTTTGGCCATGACAACCACCCAGAACACACAACCTCCAGGAAGTCACACTTCCTCAGTGGTGATGCTGCATGTGCTCATCATTTCCAAAACCTACAAACAGAAGAACTCAGCTGAGGAGGTTTCCAGCTGCTTCTCTCCTGTGACTTGATTTCTGTTTTCctgctctcccttcccttatttttACTCAAATGCAACGTTGCATAACCTTTAAGCCACAAGCGTCCCTGAACAACTAAGGAGATGTTGGTTCTTTGTGGCAGGCTGGCCCATGAGGATTGGCTCAGAGGGCACAGCTATTTGGGTAAATTTTAGCTTGTCATAAGATACCTTGGAGACACTTCCCCTTTTCCCACTGTTATTTCATACTGACCCTCTATAAATGGTAAAATAATGATAAGAATAGCCTGCACGTGgggttgaggaggaagaaaacccTAGGAAATAAAAGACAGTGAATATCCATAGATGCTGTACAAGGACAGCCCACAGTTTTCCTCCCCAGCCGTGAGAAAGCATCCTCTTTGTGCCAGGATTTCATTTTCAAACCCCAAGGAAGATCTTCAGTTTCTCTTAGCGGGAAGAAGCCTGGGGTGGACACATAAAGTCtaacctctcctctctctgtggtCGATGTGTCATACTTTGGTCACCTCCATGGACTGTGTGCGGTTCTTTCTCTTCAGGCCACTCTGGGAAAGCAAGGGTGAAACCTGTGTTGGTGGGTTTGGGGCAACAATGATTTAAGTGTttgcttcagggagaaaaattaaGTGCCCACACAAACAAGGCGATGTGGTCAGGCCCTGAAAAATTCCTGTAAATACCAGCCTGCAATTGCGTATTTCTTCTCTCCCATGACTTCCTGATCCTTTGGTCTTCACCTCACAATCCAAGCAGTGATCTCCCAAGCAGCCTCTTACCATCAACTCTAAGCAAAGAGCACATCTCAGGGGCCTGTTTGTTCACAAAGATAGTCCAGGAGAGAAAAGCAGGATCACCTGGGAGGCTACTGGGCAGCAACTATTCTATCTAACACCAAACCCAGAAAGCTCAGGGCCTAGTAGGGGTggtgaacctgtggcctcgaggtcacatatagccctctaggtcctcaagagcaacttttgactgaatccaaacttcacagaacaaattcttttaataaaaggatttgttctgtaaa from Notamacropus eugenii isolate mMacEug1 chromosome 1, mMacEug1.pri_v2, whole genome shotgun sequence includes these protein-coding regions:
- the LOC140518932 gene encoding LOW QUALITY PROTEIN: small ribosomal subunit protein uS2-like (The sequence of the model RefSeq protein was modified relative to this genomic sequence to represent the inferred CDS: inserted 1 base in 1 codon) yields the protein MSGALDVLQMKEEDVLKFLAAGTHLGGTNLDFQREQYIYKRNSDGIINLKRTWEKLLLAARAIVAIENPADVSVISSRNTGQRAVLKFAAATGATPIAGRFTPGTFTNQIQAAFREPXLLVVTDPRADHQPLTEASYVNLPTIALCNTDSPLRYVDIAIPCNNKGAHSVGLMWWMLAREVLRMRGTISREHPWEVMPDFYFYRDPEEIEKEEQAAAEKAVTKEEFQGEWTAPAPEFTATQPEVADWSEGVQVPSVPIQQFPTEDWSAQPATEDWSAAPTAQATEWVGTTTEWS